In Malania oleifera isolate guangnan ecotype guangnan chromosome 8, ASM2987363v1, whole genome shotgun sequence, a single window of DNA contains:
- the LOC131161819 gene encoding nuclear speckle RNA-binding protein B-like translates to MDSSSDFPTSKSPRRELQGPRPAPLKVRKDSYKIKKPPPVPQPQPQPHPQQQQHQVQQHRLPVIIYTVSPKVIHTNPTEFMALVQRLTGSSSSSSTAGDRNNGGNANSGGTMNANSGAAMSPAARFATIEKAKLSTPEGKNSKGGVVEGLLEIGGSGVERSGLLPGILSPGPASLQPIPANFFSPLSDPNALGFLADLSPVVVDNNRKYHIEGGGYNNFMPSPSSNFFSPNLSMDLFNNFFDL, encoded by the coding sequence ATGGACTCATCGTCCGATTTCCCGACCAGCAAGTCGCCGAGGAGAGAGCTCCAAGGCCCCCGTCCGGCGCCCCTCAAAGTGCGTAAAGACTCCTACAAGATCAAGAAGCCGCCACCGGTGCCGCAGCCGCAGCCGCAGCCTCACCCTCAGCAGCAGCAGCATCAGGTCCAGCAACACCGGTTGCCGGTCATAATATACACGGTCTCCCCCAAGGTGATCCACACAAACCCTACTGAGTTCATGGCTCTGGTGCAACGCCTCACCGGctcatcctcctcctcctccaccgCCGGCGATAGAAACAACGGCGGGAATGCTAATTCCGGCGGCACTATGAATGCTAATTCCGGCGCCGCTATGTCTCCGGCCGCCCGCTTCGCGACGATAGAGAAGGCAAAACTGTCGACGCCGGAGGGGAAGAATTCGAAGGGAGGCGTAGTGGAGGGACTGCTAGAAATTGGCGGAAGTGGGGTTGAGAGAAGTGGGTTGTTGCCTGGGATTTTATCGCCCGGGCCGGCGTCGCTGCAGCCGATTCCGGCTAACTTCTTCTCCCCGTTATCGGATCCGAATGCTTTGGGATTCTTGGCTGATTTGAGCCCTGTTGTTGTTGATAATAACAGGAAGTACCATATAGAGGGTGGTGGTTATAATAATTTCATGCCTAGTCCATCTTCAAACTTCTTCTCACCAAATCTGTCTATGGACCTTTTTAACAATTTCTTTGATCTTTGA